In one Corynebacterium bovis DSM 20582 = CIP 54.80 genomic region, the following are encoded:
- a CDS encoding dihydrofolate reductase, producing MTGTHGAPRDDAARAGDDAAHPPLDLATVRADLPDDVEIAMIWAQTTAGVIGDGADMPWHLPEDLRHFTDSTRGAPVVMGRISWEALADGYRPLPGRVNIVVSRDGSYDAPGGTVVTSVPASVSAAAEALRDGSATGRTVWILGGGQIYRQCLPVSDRVVVTEIGCGSPDRFTVTAPSMDDAVRTGEWEVSSGPWLTSENGTALTGETHLRYRIREYTRTSRRRPLHP from the coding sequence GTGACCGGCACGCACGGCGCCCCACGGGACGACGCCGCCCGGGCGGGGGACGACGCCGCCCACCCGCCGCTCGACCTCGCGACGGTGCGGGCGGACCTGCCGGACGACGTCGAGATCGCGATGATCTGGGCGCAGACGACGGCCGGGGTCATCGGCGACGGCGCGGACATGCCCTGGCACCTGCCCGAGGACCTCCGGCACTTCACCGACTCGACGCGCGGCGCGCCCGTCGTCATGGGCCGGATCTCGTGGGAGGCCCTCGCCGACGGGTACCGCCCCCTGCCCGGCCGCGTGAACATCGTCGTCAGCCGGGACGGGTCCTACGACGCCCCCGGCGGGACGGTCGTCACGTCCGTGCCCGCGTCCGTGTCCGCCGCGGCGGAGGCGCTGCGCGACGGCTCCGCCACCGGCCGCACCGTGTGGATCCTCGGCGGCGGGCAGATCTACCGGCAGTGTCTGCCGGTCTCCGACCGCGTCGTCGTCACGGAGATCGGGTGCGGGTCCCCGGACCGGTTCACCGTCACGGCCCCGTCGATGGACGACGCCGTGCGCACCGGGGAGTGGGAGGTCTCGTCCGGCCCGTGGCTGACCTCGGAGAACGGCACCGCCCTCACCGGCGAGACGCACCTGCGCTACCGCATCCGCGAGTACACGCGCACGTCGCGTCGTCGTCCCCTGCACCCCTGA
- a CDS encoding Lhr family helicase, with protein MVTRAPAPGDSSHGDPAGDPADDPLDLFHPPVAAWFREVFTEPTAVQRAAWRAVAAGEHALVVAPTGSGKTLAAFLWALSRLSPGGFLQHTDGGDDPGPGAGAGAGRGTTPRSGRSGRTPGSGTRVLYISPLKALGVDVDRNLAVPLAGIARTAEATGDDVAPVRVGVRSGDTPAAERARLLRTPPEILITTPESLYLMLTSKAAGTLRDVDTVIVDEIHAVAGTKRGSHLALSLERLEAVTGAPVQRIGLSATVNPVDTVAAFLGGDRPVTVVNPPAHKAWDVHVRSVVEDFRDPPGIDGEGAGDGAGDGVEVGDGDPPVDDALVGPTLIGEGVGGATPPGSGRRVASGVDRESALPTQRSVWPHVQRAVYGRITRHRSTLVFVNARRTAERLTGALNEMWAEEHDPDALAAPTRRDPAQVMAQSARVPGAPAVIARAHHGSVSKDERADIEAALKSGELRCVVATSSLELGIDMGLVDHVIQVGAPPSVSAAVQRFGRAGHTVGAVSSGTVYPLHRQDAEIATVVVDRMLAGDLEPVEVVTNALDVLAQQTVAVTAQAAVVAGLDGDDGDGDDGDGARAGTVAVEDWFRRVRRAHPYAALPREAFDGVVDLVSGRYPSTDFAGLRPRVVYDPVAGTLEARPGAQRLAVTSGGTIPDRGMFGVFLATGDDGGTGGAGGTGGRRVGELDEEMVYESRVGDVFTLGASSWRITDITRDRVVVVPAAGHTGRLPFWTGDGEGRPAGLAAVIGRCRRAWGRGGDGDLRDAPFLDDNTRANLDSFYASQRETTGTVPDDRTLLVERFRDEVGDWRVVVHSPYGRGVNAPWALALGVELERRSGIDAMPVAGDDGIVLRLPYTEEPPGVELLTGVGDDAGAPADLVLGDVTGAVGGSALFAARFRECAARSLLLPRRSPGARQPLWQQRQRAAQLLDVARQHPEFPVMVETMRECLHDVYDLDALARLVTAAAGAAAGAAGGRVRVAEVTTDTPGEFARSLLFSYTGAFMYEGDSAERSAALAVDPALLAAVLGRSGGGLVLDADVVADTVAALQWLADGRRARSAEQVVDMLRELGPLTPEEVERRCDGDAAARAATLDAVRAMIPRRVCAVRVGGTGRLAVVEDAPLLRDGLGVPVPPGVAADTGTVRDAVDQLLLRWARGRGPFTAAEAAAEFGLGVATAGAVLRRWVQGRRLESGVFEVGGDTGGAGEGPGEGTTRFVDVAVLRRLRAATLARARGALDPVSPQTYAEFVASWHGLGQCTRDELPGVLEQLAGCALPASAWETVVLPARIPDVRPADLDDLLATGEVLAVGAGTAGTDDPLVMLLPADLAPVLLPEPGEGTAVGPLAAAVHGHLRGGGAFLAAEVTRALGADADHAAVDDALWELFDAGLVTPDSFAPLRARLAGVGRPGSGTRAGSAHRAPRRGRDRGRGAGRLRMGRTTFAQTVRSEEVRARREAMNAHAGAPGRWSAAPEPSTSAADRAVAQGEAWLDRYGVVTRGSIVAEHAEGGFAQVYRTLSAWEDSGAVLRGYVVDGLGGAQFASRGVIDQLRRTEDSRSGGDTPPVLLAAADPANPFGAALPWPASGSTPTRGAGALVVLSRGRCLAHLTRGGRTVTVFGPPSFDDAAPGDDAVPAEDVATVVGVLADAVRAGRVSPVTVERLNGRDVMEADTRAWVAAGARLTPKGLSVRG; from the coding sequence ATGGTCACACGAGCCCCGGCCCCCGGTGACAGCTCTCACGGTGATCCGGCGGGCGACCCGGCGGACGATCCGCTGGACCTGTTCCACCCGCCCGTCGCGGCGTGGTTCCGCGAGGTCTTCACGGAGCCGACGGCCGTCCAGCGGGCCGCGTGGCGGGCCGTCGCGGCGGGGGAGCACGCGCTCGTCGTCGCCCCGACGGGGTCGGGCAAGACCCTCGCCGCCTTCCTCTGGGCCCTGTCCCGGCTGAGTCCGGGCGGGTTTCTCCAGCACACCGACGGTGGGGACGACCCCGGACCGGGGGCGGGGGCCGGTGCGGGGAGGGGGACGACGCCGCGCTCCGGGCGGTCCGGGCGCACCCCCGGGTCGGGGACGCGGGTGCTGTACATCTCGCCGCTGAAGGCCCTCGGCGTGGACGTCGACCGGAACCTCGCCGTGCCGCTCGCGGGCATCGCGCGGACGGCGGAGGCGACGGGCGACGACGTCGCACCCGTCCGGGTGGGGGTGAGGTCGGGGGACACCCCCGCCGCGGAGCGGGCGCGGCTGCTGCGCACCCCGCCCGAGATCCTCATCACCACCCCCGAGTCGCTCTACCTCATGCTCACCTCGAAGGCGGCGGGGACGCTCCGGGACGTCGACACCGTCATCGTCGACGAGATCCACGCCGTCGCCGGGACGAAGCGCGGCAGCCACCTCGCGCTGAGCCTCGAACGCCTCGAGGCCGTGACGGGGGCGCCCGTGCAGCGCATCGGGCTGTCCGCGACGGTCAACCCGGTGGACACGGTCGCGGCGTTCCTCGGCGGCGACCGGCCGGTGACCGTCGTCAACCCCCCGGCGCACAAGGCGTGGGACGTCCACGTGCGGAGCGTCGTCGAGGACTTCCGGGACCCGCCCGGGATCGACGGCGAGGGTGCCGGGGACGGTGCCGGGGACGGGGTGGAGGTCGGGGACGGGGACCCGCCGGTCGACGACGCGCTCGTCGGCCCCACCCTCATCGGCGAGGGCGTCGGCGGGGCGACCCCTCCCGGCAGCGGGCGACGCGTGGCCTCCGGGGTGGACCGGGAGTCCGCCCTGCCCACGCAACGCTCCGTGTGGCCGCACGTGCAGCGGGCCGTCTACGGGCGGATCACCCGGCACCGCTCGACGCTCGTGTTCGTCAACGCCCGGCGCACCGCCGAACGCCTCACCGGCGCGCTCAACGAGATGTGGGCCGAGGAGCACGACCCGGACGCGCTCGCCGCGCCGACCCGCCGCGACCCCGCGCAGGTCATGGCCCAGTCCGCGCGGGTGCCCGGGGCGCCGGCGGTCATCGCCCGGGCGCACCACGGGTCCGTGTCGAAGGACGAACGGGCGGACATCGAGGCCGCGCTGAAGTCCGGGGAGCTGCGGTGCGTCGTCGCGACGTCGAGCCTCGAGCTCGGCATCGACATGGGGCTCGTCGACCACGTCATCCAGGTCGGGGCCCCGCCGTCGGTGTCCGCGGCGGTGCAGCGGTTCGGCCGCGCCGGGCACACCGTCGGCGCGGTGTCCTCCGGCACGGTGTACCCGCTGCACCGGCAGGACGCGGAGATCGCGACGGTCGTCGTCGACCGGATGCTCGCCGGCGACCTCGAACCCGTCGAGGTCGTCACCAACGCGCTCGACGTGCTCGCCCAGCAGACCGTCGCCGTCACCGCGCAGGCCGCCGTCGTCGCGGGGCTCGACGGGGACGACGGGGACGGGGACGACGGGGACGGGGCGCGCGCCGGCACGGTCGCGGTCGAGGACTGGTTCCGCCGCGTCCGCCGCGCCCACCCCTACGCCGCCCTGCCCCGGGAGGCGTTCGACGGCGTCGTCGACCTCGTCAGCGGCCGCTACCCCTCGACCGACTTCGCCGGGCTCCGGCCCCGCGTCGTCTACGACCCCGTCGCCGGGACCCTCGAGGCCCGGCCCGGCGCGCAACGGCTCGCCGTGACCTCCGGCGGGACGATCCCCGACCGGGGAATGTTCGGCGTCTTCCTCGCCACCGGGGACGACGGCGGCACCGGCGGGGCGGGCGGCACCGGCGGCCGGCGGGTCGGCGAGCTCGACGAGGAGATGGTCTACGAGTCGCGCGTCGGCGACGTCTTCACCCTCGGCGCGTCCAGCTGGCGCATCACCGACATCACCCGCGACCGGGTCGTCGTCGTCCCCGCCGCGGGCCACACGGGCCGCCTGCCGTTCTGGACCGGCGACGGCGAGGGCCGCCCCGCCGGGCTCGCCGCCGTCATCGGCCGCTGCCGCCGCGCCTGGGGCCGGGGCGGCGACGGCGACCTGCGGGACGCCCCGTTCCTCGACGACAACACCCGGGCCAACCTCGACTCCTTCTACGCCAGCCAGCGGGAGACCACCGGGACCGTGCCCGACGACCGCACGCTCCTCGTCGAACGCTTCCGGGACGAGGTCGGGGACTGGCGCGTCGTCGTCCACTCCCCGTACGGCCGGGGCGTCAACGCGCCGTGGGCCCTCGCGCTCGGGGTGGAGCTCGAACGCCGCTCCGGGATCGACGCCATGCCCGTCGCCGGGGACGACGGGATCGTCCTGCGGCTGCCGTACACCGAGGAGCCGCCCGGGGTGGAGCTCCTCACCGGGGTCGGGGACGACGCCGGCGCCCCCGCGGACCTCGTCCTCGGCGACGTCACCGGCGCGGTCGGCGGGTCGGCGCTCTTCGCCGCCCGGTTCCGCGAGTGCGCCGCCCGGTCGCTCCTGCTGCCCCGCCGCAGCCCCGGGGCGCGTCAGCCGCTGTGGCAGCAGCGGCAGCGGGCCGCCCAGCTGCTCGACGTCGCCCGGCAGCACCCGGAGTTCCCCGTCATGGTCGAGACGATGCGCGAATGCCTCCACGACGTCTACGACCTCGACGCCCTCGCCCGGCTCGTCACCGCCGCCGCCGGGGCCGCCGCCGGGGCCGCGGGCGGGCGGGTGCGCGTCGCCGAGGTCACGACCGACACCCCCGGCGAGTTCGCCCGGTCCCTCCTGTTCAGCTACACCGGCGCGTTCATGTACGAGGGGGACTCCGCGGAACGCTCCGCCGCGCTGGCCGTCGACCCGGCGCTGCTCGCCGCGGTGCTCGGCCGGAGCGGCGGGGGACTCGTCCTCGACGCGGACGTCGTCGCGGACACCGTGGCCGCCCTCCAGTGGCTCGCCGACGGCCGGCGGGCCCGCTCCGCCGAGCAGGTCGTCGACATGCTCCGCGAACTCGGGCCGTTGACCCCGGAGGAGGTGGAGCGCCGCTGCGACGGCGACGCCGCCGCCCGTGCCGCGACCCTGGACGCGGTCCGGGCGATGATCCCGCGCCGGGTGTGCGCGGTGCGGGTCGGCGGGACCGGGCGGCTGGCCGTCGTCGAGGACGCGCCGCTGCTCCGCGACGGGCTCGGCGTGCCCGTGCCGCCGGGGGTCGCCGCGGACACGGGGACCGTCCGGGACGCCGTCGACCAGCTGCTCCTGCGGTGGGCGCGCGGCCGGGGGCCGTTCACGGCCGCCGAGGCCGCGGCGGAGTTCGGGCTCGGGGTGGCCACGGCCGGGGCGGTGCTGCGCCGGTGGGTGCAGGGACGACGCCTCGAGTCCGGGGTGTTCGAGGTCGGCGGGGACACCGGCGGGGCGGGGGAGGGACCCGGGGAGGGGACGACGCGGTTCGTCGACGTCGCCGTCCTCCGGCGGCTCCGCGCGGCGACGCTGGCCCGCGCCCGGGGTGCGCTCGACCCGGTGAGCCCGCAGACCTACGCGGAGTTCGTCGCGTCCTGGCACGGCCTCGGCCAGTGCACCCGGGACGAGCTGCCCGGCGTCCTCGAACAGCTCGCCGGCTGCGCCCTCCCGGCGAGCGCGTGGGAGACCGTCGTCCTCCCCGCGCGGATCCCGGACGTCCGGCCCGCGGACCTCGACGACCTCCTCGCCACCGGGGAGGTCCTCGCCGTCGGCGCGGGCACCGCGGGGACGGACGACCCGCTGGTCATGCTCCTGCCCGCGGACCTCGCCCCGGTGCTCCTGCCGGAGCCGGGGGAGGGCACGGCCGTCGGCCCGCTCGCCGCGGCGGTCCACGGACACCTGCGCGGCGGGGGCGCGTTCCTCGCCGCGGAGGTCACCCGGGCGCTCGGCGCGGACGCCGACCACGCCGCCGTCGACGACGCCCTGTGGGAGCTCTTCGACGCCGGGCTCGTCACCCCGGACTCCTTCGCCCCGCTCCGCGCGCGGCTCGCCGGGGTGGGCCGTCCGGGGTCGGGCACGCGCGCCGGCAGCGCCCACCGCGCGCCGCGCCGGGGCCGGGACCGGGGCCGCGGGGCCGGGCGCCTGCGCATGGGCCGCACGACGTTCGCCCAGACCGTCCGCTCGGAGGAGGTGCGGGCCCGGCGGGAGGCGATGAACGCGCACGCCGGCGCGCCGGGCCGCTGGTCGGCCGCGCCGGAGCCCTCGACCTCCGCCGCCGACCGGGCCGTCGCGCAGGGGGAGGCGTGGCTCGACCGTTACGGCGTCGTCACCCGCGGCTCGATCGTCGCCGAACACGCCGAGGGCGGGTTCGCGCAGGTCTACCGCACGCTCTCCGCGTGGGAGGACAGCGGCGCGGTGCTGCGCGGGTACGTCGTCGACGGGCTCGGCGGGGCGCAGTTCGCCTCCCGCGGGGTCATCGACCAGCTGCGGCGCACGGAGGACTCCCGGTCCGGCGGGGACACGCCCCCGGTGCTCCTCGCCGCCGCCGACCCGGCGAACCCGTTCGGGGCGGCCCTGCCCTGGCCGGCGTCCGGGTCGACGCCGACGCGGGGCGCGGGGGCGCTCGTCGTCCTCTCCCGGGGCCGGTGCCTCGCCCACCTCACCCGGGGCGGGCGGACGGTGACCGTCTTCGGCCCGCCCTCCTTCGACGACGCCGCACCGGGGGACGACGCCGTGCCGGCGGAGGACGTGGCGACCGTCGTCGGGGTGCTCGCCGACGCGGTGCGGGCGGGGCGGGTCTCCCCGGTGACGGTGGAGCGGCTCAACGGCCGGGACGTCATGGAGGCCGACACCCGGGCGTGGGTCGCCGCCGGGGCGCGGCTCACGCCGAAGGGGCTGAGCGTGCGCGGGTGA
- a CDS encoding 3'(2'),5'-bisphosphate nucleotidase CysQ, with amino-acid sequence MTANVDDATLTLRLALGTGEILKGVRNVGLLRGTELGDAGDALAQDWIARVLLQHRPHDGFLSEEAADSPDRLDNDRVWIVDPLDGTKEFAGGRQDWAVHIALVEDGRVTHAAVGMPDLGRVFHTGEVRAVLGPRTNRLVISHNSTPTIAGHIAGALGMETTTMGSCGAKAMSVLLGDNDAYVHAGGQYEWDNAAPVGVCLAAGLHCSRLDGSELTYNHESTYLPDLLICRPELAGPVLDAAADFHAEHGSYSL; translated from the coding sequence ATGACGGCGAACGTAGATGATGCGACGCTCACCCTCCGCCTCGCGCTCGGCACCGGCGAGATCCTCAAGGGTGTGCGGAACGTGGGCCTGCTCCGCGGCACCGAACTGGGCGACGCGGGCGACGCGCTCGCCCAGGACTGGATCGCACGGGTCCTGCTCCAGCACCGGCCGCACGACGGCTTCCTGTCCGAGGAGGCGGCGGACAGCCCCGACCGGCTGGACAACGACCGCGTGTGGATCGTCGACCCCCTCGACGGGACGAAGGAGTTCGCCGGCGGCCGCCAGGACTGGGCCGTGCACATCGCCCTCGTCGAGGACGGCCGGGTGACCCACGCCGCCGTCGGGATGCCCGACCTCGGCCGCGTGTTCCACACCGGGGAGGTCCGCGCGGTCCTCGGCCCGCGGACGAACCGGCTGGTCATCTCGCACAACAGCACGCCCACGATCGCCGGGCACATCGCCGGGGCCCTGGGGATGGAGACGACGACGATGGGCTCGTGCGGGGCGAAGGCCATGAGTGTGCTCCTGGGGGACAACGACGCCTACGTCCACGCGGGCGGGCAGTACGAGTGGGACAACGCCGCGCCGGTGGGCGTGTGCCTCGCCGCCGGGCTGCACTGCAGCCGCCTCGACGGCAGCGAGCTCACCTACAACCACGAGTCGACGTACCTGCCGGACCTGCTCATCTGCCGCCCCGAGCTCGCCGGCCCGGTCCTCGACGCCGCCGCGGACTTCCACGCCGAGCACGGGTCGTACTCGCTGTAG
- a CDS encoding thymidylate synthase: MSQTPPTPYEDLLAEILAHGTRKDDRTGTGTTSLFARQMRFDLSAGFPLVTTKKVHLKSVIGELLWFLRGDSNVRFLHDHGISIWDEWADAEGDLGPVYGVQWRSWPTPDGRHIDQIARAVETLRTNPDSRRTIVSAWNVAELDAMALPPCHLLFQLYVADGTLSCQLYQRSADMFLGVPFNIASYALLTHMFAQQAGLEVGEFVWTGGDCHIYDNHVEQVKLQLSREARPLPRLRLRPAPDMFSYGFDDISVEGYDPHPAIRGEVAV; this comes from the coding sequence ATGAGCCAGACCCCGCCCACCCCCTACGAGGACCTCCTCGCGGAGATCCTCGCCCACGGGACCCGCAAGGACGACCGCACCGGCACCGGGACGACCTCCCTGTTCGCCCGCCAGATGCGCTTCGACCTGTCCGCGGGTTTCCCGCTCGTCACGACGAAGAAGGTCCACCTGAAGTCCGTCATCGGGGAGCTGCTGTGGTTCCTCCGGGGGGACTCGAACGTGCGGTTCCTCCACGACCACGGCATCTCCATCTGGGACGAGTGGGCGGACGCCGAGGGCGACCTCGGCCCCGTCTACGGCGTCCAGTGGCGCAGCTGGCCCACCCCGGACGGCCGGCACATCGACCAGATCGCCCGGGCCGTCGAGACCCTGCGGACGAACCCGGACTCGCGGCGCACGATCGTCAGCGCGTGGAACGTCGCGGAGCTCGACGCAATGGCCCTCCCCCCGTGCCACCTGCTGTTCCAGCTGTACGTCGCGGACGGCACCCTGTCCTGCCAGCTCTACCAGCGCAGCGCGGACATGTTCCTCGGCGTGCCGTTCAACATCGCCAGTTACGCGCTGCTCACCCACATGTTCGCCCAGCAGGCGGGCCTGGAGGTCGGCGAGTTCGTGTGGACCGGCGGGGACTGCCACATCTACGACAACCACGTCGAGCAGGTGAAGCTGCAGCTCAGCCGGGAGGCGCGCCCGTTGCCGCGGCTGCGCCTGCGCCCCGCGCCGGACATGTTCAGTTACGGGTTCGACGACATCTCCGTCGAGGGGTACGACCCGCACCCGGCGATCCGGGGGGAGGTGGCGGTGTGA
- a CDS encoding mycoredoxin, with product MTDRPALSDLAATYHNGAAEGDDTVTLYTTTWCPFCSRLTRALDRTGTPYTRVDVEDNPTAGRWVESVNGGNRVVPTVHFADGSHATNPPASAVRQWLEGHRGE from the coding sequence ATGACCGACCGCCCCGCCCTGTCCGACCTCGCCGCGACCTACCACAACGGCGCCGCCGAGGGGGACGACACCGTCACCCTGTACACGACCACGTGGTGCCCGTTCTGCTCCCGGCTCACCCGGGCCCTCGACCGCACGGGCACGCCGTACACGCGCGTCGACGTCGAGGACAACCCGACCGCCGGGCGGTGGGTGGAGTCCGTCAACGGCGGTAACCGCGTGGTGCCGACGGTCCACTTCGCCGACGGCTCGCACGCGACGAACCCGCCGGCCAGCGCGGTGCGGCAGTGGCTGGAGGGCCACCGGGGCGAGTGA